In Castor canadensis chromosome 11, mCasCan1.hap1v2, whole genome shotgun sequence, a single genomic region encodes these proteins:
- the Aurkb gene encoding aurora kinase B isoform X2: protein MAQKENAYPWPYGRQTSQLGLNTLPQRVLRKDPATPALVLMNHTNGQPTAAPGQKAVENSTGAPNFMRPLTIDDFEIGRPLGKGKFGNVYLAREKKSHFIVALKVLFKSQIEKEGVEHQLRREIEIQAHLQHPNILRLYNYFYDRRRIYLILEYAPRGELYKELQKSRTFDEQRTATIMEELSDALIYCHGKKVIHRDIKPENLLLGLQGELKIADFGWSVHAPSLRRKTMCGTLDYLPPEMIEGRMHNEKVDLWCIGVLCYELLVGNPPFESASHNETYRRIVKVDLKFPPSVSQGAQDLISKLLKHNPSERLPLAQVLTHPWVRAHSKRVLPPSAPQPTP, encoded by the exons TCTCAATTGGGCCTGAACACCCTGCCCCAGAGAGTCCTCCGGAAGGACCCTGCCACTCCTGCACTTGTCCTCATGAACCACACCAATGGCCAGCCCACAG CTGCTCCTGGCCAGAAGGCAGTGGAGAATAGCACTGGGGCCCCCAACTTCAT GCGGCCCCTCACAATTGATGACTTTGAGATTGGGCGTCCTCTGGGCAAAGGCAAATTTGGAAATGTATACTTGGCTCGGGAGAAGAAAAGCCATTTCATCGTGGCGCTCAAGGTCCTTTTCAAGTCTCAGATTGAGAAGGAAGGTGTGGAGCACCAGCTGCGCAGGGAGATCGAGATCCAGGCCCACCTACA GCATCCCAACATCCTGCGACTCTACAACTACTTCTATGACCGGAGGAGGATTTACTTGATTCTGGAGTATGCCCCTCGCGGGGAGCTGTACAAAGAGCTACAGAAGAGCCGCACTTTTGATGAGCAGCGAACAGCCACG ATCATGGAGGAGTTGTCGGATGCTCTGATATACTGCCATGGGAAGAAGGTGATTCACAGAGACATAAAACCTGAGAATCTGCTCTTAGGGCTCCAGGGAGAGCTGAAGATTGCTGACTTCGGTTGGTCTGTGCATGCCCCCTCCCTGAG GAGGAAGACAATGTGTGGCACCCTGGACTACCTGCCCCCAGAGATGATCGAGGGACGTATGCACAATGAGAAGGTGGATCTGTGGTGCATTGGTGTACTCTGCTATGAGCTGTTGGTGGGGAACCCACCCTTTGAGAGTGCCTCCCACAATGAGACTTACCGACGGATTGTTAAG GTGGACCTGAAGTTCCCTCCTTCTGTGTCCCAGGGGGCCCAGGACCTCATCTCCAAGCTACTCAAGCATAACCCCTCTGAACGGCTGCCCCTGGCCCAGGTCCTAACCCACCCTTGGGTCCGGGCCCACTCAAAGAGGGTACTGCCTCCCTCTGCCCCTCAGCCTACCCCCTGA
- the Borcs6 gene encoding BLOC-1-related complex subunit 6 yields the protein MESSRGRPGPEADLLALAEPQAASYSGGPGRTPSKPPAVLRVPREEEAENVGVARRHPRATAKTSSSSIVHRPEREVCEDEPGPRATPSGAGSLPEEPGSEHDPPPSSQRKDPEPPEDKPASERVCRRGSPGGVEMNVEQPQQEEDDNDEEAAAAGRAGRSFSSRLQDSRSLDGLSGACGGAGSAAGAESGAGGGRRATISSPLELEGTVSRHGDLTHFVANNLQLKIRLSGAPTPLPSAPVRPCLTPAPTPTIPPIDPDVLRDLERLSRELGGRVDRLLRGLGGAVQELTALSVGCIQTYRDAVDSLGEAVDMSIKGMYTLLARCEELERALQPVQGLARQVRDIRRTLEVLEALCK from the coding sequence ATGGAGTCGTCCCGGGGGCGGCCCGGGCCCGAAGCAGACCTTCTGGCTCTAGCTGAACCACAGGCCGCGAGTTACAGCGGCGGGCCGGGCCGAACGCCCTCTAAGCCGCCCGCGGTTCTGAGGGTGCCCAGGGAGGAAGAGGCCGAGAACGTTGGGGTCGCGAGGCGCCACCCCAGAGCGACCGCGAAGACTTCGAGTAGCAGCATCGTCCACCGGCCGGAACGGGAGGTTTGCGAGGACGAGCCCGGCCCCCGAGCGACGCCGTCCGGGGCCGGCAGCCTCCCGGAGGAGCCAGGTTCGGAACACGACCCGCCTCCGTCTTCCCAGCGCAAGGACCCGGAGCCGCCCGAGGACAAGCCTGCATCGGAGAGGGTCTGCCGTCGAGGGAGCCCGGGAGGAGTCGAGATGAATGTCGAGCAGCCTCAGCAAGAGGAGGACGACAACGACGAAGAGGCGGCGGCGGCCGGTAGGGCTGGCCGCTCGTTCTCCAGCCGCCTTCAGGACAGCCGCAGCCTGGATGGGCTAAGTGGGGCGTGCGGCGGCGCGGGGTCCGCAGCGGGTGCTGAGTCCGGCGCTGGCGGCGGACGGCGCGCCACCATCTCCAGCCCCCTGGAGCTCGAGGGCACCGTGAGCCGCCACGGCGACCTCACCCACTTTGTTGCCAACAACCTGCAACTCAAGATCCGGCTGAGCGGCGCCCCTACACCCCTTCCCTCGGCCCCTGTGCGGCCCTGCCTAACACCCGCACCCACTCCCACCATCCCGCCCATCGACCCAGACGTGCTTCGAGATCTGGAGCGGCTGAGTCGAGAACTGGGCGGCCGGGTGGACCGTCTGCTTCGCGGGCTAGGTGGTGCGGTGCAGGAGCTGACAGCGCTGAGCGTGGGCTGCATTCAGACCTACCGCGACGCGGTGGACTCTTTAGGCGAAGCCGTGGACATGAGCATCAAGGGAATGTACACCCTGCTGGCGCGCTGCGAGGAGCTGGAGCGGGCTCTGCAGCCGGTTCAGGGACTGGCGCGCCAAGTCCGAGATATCCGACGCACTCTGGAGGTGTTGGAGGCCCTATGCAAGTGA
- the Aurkb gene encoding aurora kinase B isoform X4, producing the protein MNHTNGQPTAAPGQKAVENSTGAPNFIRRPLTIDDFEIGRPLGKGKFGNVYLAREKKSHFIVALKVLFKSQIEKEGVEHQLRREIEIQAHLQHPNILRLYNYFYDRRRIYLILEYAPRGELYKELQKSRTFDEQRTATIMEELSDALIYCHGKKVIHRDIKPENLLLGLQGELKIADFGWSVHAPSLRRKTMCGTLDYLPPEMIEGRMHNEKVDLWCIGVLCYELLVGNPPFESASHNETYRRIVKVDLKFPPSVSQGAQDLISKLLKHNPSERLPLAQVLTHPWVRAHSKRVLPPSAPQPTP; encoded by the exons ATGAACCACACCAATGGCCAGCCCACAG CTGCTCCTGGCCAGAAGGCAGTGGAGAATAGCACTGGGGCCCCCAACTTCAT CAGGCGGCCCCTCACAATTGATGACTTTGAGATTGGGCGTCCTCTGGGCAAAGGCAAATTTGGAAATGTATACTTGGCTCGGGAGAAGAAAAGCCATTTCATCGTGGCGCTCAAGGTCCTTTTCAAGTCTCAGATTGAGAAGGAAGGTGTGGAGCACCAGCTGCGCAGGGAGATCGAGATCCAGGCCCACCTACA GCATCCCAACATCCTGCGACTCTACAACTACTTCTATGACCGGAGGAGGATTTACTTGATTCTGGAGTATGCCCCTCGCGGGGAGCTGTACAAAGAGCTACAGAAGAGCCGCACTTTTGATGAGCAGCGAACAGCCACG ATCATGGAGGAGTTGTCGGATGCTCTGATATACTGCCATGGGAAGAAGGTGATTCACAGAGACATAAAACCTGAGAATCTGCTCTTAGGGCTCCAGGGAGAGCTGAAGATTGCTGACTTCGGTTGGTCTGTGCATGCCCCCTCCCTGAG GAGGAAGACAATGTGTGGCACCCTGGACTACCTGCCCCCAGAGATGATCGAGGGACGTATGCACAATGAGAAGGTGGATCTGTGGTGCATTGGTGTACTCTGCTATGAGCTGTTGGTGGGGAACCCACCCTTTGAGAGTGCCTCCCACAATGAGACTTACCGACGGATTGTTAAG GTGGACCTGAAGTTCCCTCCTTCTGTGTCCCAGGGGGCCCAGGACCTCATCTCCAAGCTACTCAAGCATAACCCCTCTGAACGGCTGCCCCTGGCCCAGGTCCTAACCCACCCTTGGGTCCGGGCCCACTCAAAGAGGGTACTGCCTCCCTCTGCCCCTCAGCCTACCCCCTGA
- the Aurkb gene encoding aurora kinase B isoform X1 has protein sequence MAQKENAYPWPYGRQTSQLGLNTLPQRVLRKDPATPALVLMNHTNGQPTAAPGQKAVENSTGAPNFIRRPLTIDDFEIGRPLGKGKFGNVYLAREKKSHFIVALKVLFKSQIEKEGVEHQLRREIEIQAHLQHPNILRLYNYFYDRRRIYLILEYAPRGELYKELQKSRTFDEQRTATIMEELSDALIYCHGKKVIHRDIKPENLLLGLQGELKIADFGWSVHAPSLRRKTMCGTLDYLPPEMIEGRMHNEKVDLWCIGVLCYELLVGNPPFESASHNETYRRIVKVDLKFPPSVSQGAQDLISKLLKHNPSERLPLAQVLTHPWVRAHSKRVLPPSAPQPTP, from the exons TCTCAATTGGGCCTGAACACCCTGCCCCAGAGAGTCCTCCGGAAGGACCCTGCCACTCCTGCACTTGTCCTCATGAACCACACCAATGGCCAGCCCACAG CTGCTCCTGGCCAGAAGGCAGTGGAGAATAGCACTGGGGCCCCCAACTTCAT CAGGCGGCCCCTCACAATTGATGACTTTGAGATTGGGCGTCCTCTGGGCAAAGGCAAATTTGGAAATGTATACTTGGCTCGGGAGAAGAAAAGCCATTTCATCGTGGCGCTCAAGGTCCTTTTCAAGTCTCAGATTGAGAAGGAAGGTGTGGAGCACCAGCTGCGCAGGGAGATCGAGATCCAGGCCCACCTACA GCATCCCAACATCCTGCGACTCTACAACTACTTCTATGACCGGAGGAGGATTTACTTGATTCTGGAGTATGCCCCTCGCGGGGAGCTGTACAAAGAGCTACAGAAGAGCCGCACTTTTGATGAGCAGCGAACAGCCACG ATCATGGAGGAGTTGTCGGATGCTCTGATATACTGCCATGGGAAGAAGGTGATTCACAGAGACATAAAACCTGAGAATCTGCTCTTAGGGCTCCAGGGAGAGCTGAAGATTGCTGACTTCGGTTGGTCTGTGCATGCCCCCTCCCTGAG GAGGAAGACAATGTGTGGCACCCTGGACTACCTGCCCCCAGAGATGATCGAGGGACGTATGCACAATGAGAAGGTGGATCTGTGGTGCATTGGTGTACTCTGCTATGAGCTGTTGGTGGGGAACCCACCCTTTGAGAGTGCCTCCCACAATGAGACTTACCGACGGATTGTTAAG GTGGACCTGAAGTTCCCTCCTTCTGTGTCCCAGGGGGCCCAGGACCTCATCTCCAAGCTACTCAAGCATAACCCCTCTGAACGGCTGCCCCTGGCCCAGGTCCTAACCCACCCTTGGGTCCGGGCCCACTCAAAGAGGGTACTGCCTCCCTCTGCCCCTCAGCCTACCCCCTGA
- the Aurkb gene encoding aurora kinase B isoform X3: MAQKENAYPWPYGRQTSQLGLNTLPQRVLRKDPATPALVLMNHTNGQPTAAPGQKAVENSTGAPNFMHPNILRLYNYFYDRRRIYLILEYAPRGELYKELQKSRTFDEQRTATIMEELSDALIYCHGKKVIHRDIKPENLLLGLQGELKIADFGWSVHAPSLRRKTMCGTLDYLPPEMIEGRMHNEKVDLWCIGVLCYELLVGNPPFESASHNETYRRIVKVDLKFPPSVSQGAQDLISKLLKHNPSERLPLAQVLTHPWVRAHSKRVLPPSAPQPTP, encoded by the exons TCTCAATTGGGCCTGAACACCCTGCCCCAGAGAGTCCTCCGGAAGGACCCTGCCACTCCTGCACTTGTCCTCATGAACCACACCAATGGCCAGCCCACAG CTGCTCCTGGCCAGAAGGCAGTGGAGAATAGCACTGGGGCCCCCAACTTCAT GCATCCCAACATCCTGCGACTCTACAACTACTTCTATGACCGGAGGAGGATTTACTTGATTCTGGAGTATGCCCCTCGCGGGGAGCTGTACAAAGAGCTACAGAAGAGCCGCACTTTTGATGAGCAGCGAACAGCCACG ATCATGGAGGAGTTGTCGGATGCTCTGATATACTGCCATGGGAAGAAGGTGATTCACAGAGACATAAAACCTGAGAATCTGCTCTTAGGGCTCCAGGGAGAGCTGAAGATTGCTGACTTCGGTTGGTCTGTGCATGCCCCCTCCCTGAG GAGGAAGACAATGTGTGGCACCCTGGACTACCTGCCCCCAGAGATGATCGAGGGACGTATGCACAATGAGAAGGTGGATCTGTGGTGCATTGGTGTACTCTGCTATGAGCTGTTGGTGGGGAACCCACCCTTTGAGAGTGCCTCCCACAATGAGACTTACCGACGGATTGTTAAG GTGGACCTGAAGTTCCCTCCTTCTGTGTCCCAGGGGGCCCAGGACCTCATCTCCAAGCTACTCAAGCATAACCCCTCTGAACGGCTGCCCCTGGCCCAGGTCCTAACCCACCCTTGGGTCCGGGCCCACTCAAAGAGGGTACTGCCTCCCTCTGCCCCTCAGCCTACCCCCTGA